The sequence below is a genomic window from Elusimicrobiales bacterium.
CGCCGGAGATGGCGTTCAAGGCGGTGAAGGATGTTTCGCGCTACGGCGTCCCCGCGCCGAAAGGCGATAATCCCGTCGCGCTTACCAAAGGGACCCGCCCGAATGTGGTGATGATTTTCATGGAAAGCTTCGCCGCCCGGTACACCGGCGCGCTGGGCGCAAAGGAGCCGTATACCCCGGAGTTTGACAGGCTCTCAAAGCGCGGCGTGCTGTTCACCCGGTTTTACGGCAACGGCACGCGCACCTCGCGCGGGCTGGCGGCGGCGCTGAACTCGTTTCCGCCGATGGCGGGGGTCAACATCTCCAAGAAAGTGGAGGCGCAGCAGAAAATCCCCGGCATCGCCGCCTATCTGGGCGATATGGGCTATGACACCGTGTTTTTTTACGGCGGGGACAGGCATTTCGAGGATATGTCCGGCTTTGAAATCAACAGCGGCTTCCGCGAGTTTTACGACTGCGCGGATTTCAGGAACCCGCGCCATAAAAACCCCATCGGCGTCTTTGACGAGGAGCTTTTTGAGAACGTAGACCGCGTCCTGCGCGGGCGCAAACAGCCGTTTTTCGCGGCGGTGATGACGCTTTCCAATCACGGCCCTTTCACGGTGCCGCCGGATTTCCCGGCGCGGCCCGGCGTCCCGCGCGAGCGGCTGGCTTTCCTGTATTCCGATTACGCGCTGGGGCGCTTTATCTCAATGGCGGAGAAAAGCCCGCATTACAAAAACACCGTCTTTATCATAACAGCCGACCATGCCGCATTCATAGAAGACTACGGCGCGGACAGGTTCCATATACCGCTGCTGTTCCTGTCGCCCATGCTCAAGTCCGCGCGCGACGGGCGGGTGGCCAGCCAGCTTGACCTGCCGGCAACGGTGCTTGAAATGTGCGGCGCGAAAATCAAAAGCGCGGACACGGCGTTCTGGGGACTGTCGCTGGCGCAGCGCAAAACCCGCGGCATGGCGTTCTTCCTGGACGACCCGTACTTCGGCGTCATCACAAGAGATGCCATGTATCGAGAGGGTTTTGAGGGCGGCGGATATGTCTACGATTTGAGCGGCGGACTTTCCCCCGCCGCTTTCCCGCAAGAATTGATAAACTATGCCCGCGGCATGAAAGAAGGCGGCGCGCAGTTGTTTTTCAGCCGTAAAGCCGCGTCAAAATGGAAGGAGGAGTGATGCGCCGGAAAATAGCGGTATACCCAGGAAGTTTCGACCCTGTTACAAACGGCCACATGGACATTATCCGCCGCGCAAGCGGCATTTTCAGCGAGATAGCGGTGGCCGTGCTTGTCAACCCCCACAAAACCGCGCTTTTCGACCGGGCCGAGCGGATGGACATGCTGCAACGCGCCGTCACGCCCTGGCCGAACGTGCGGGTGGACGCTTTCTCCGGCCTGCTGGTGGATTACATGCGCGCCAACGGTATAACCGTGGCGATAAGAGGCCTGCGCGCCGTCTCGGACCTGGAATACGAATTCCAGCTCGCCCACACCAACCGCATTCTCTACCCGGAGATGGAAACCGTTTTCCTGATGCCGGGCGAAAACTACGTATACCTTACCTCCTCCACGGTGCGCGAGGTGGCCTCGCTTGGCGGCTCGCTGGACAGTTGCGTGCCCGCCCATGTCGCGCAGGCGCTAAAAAACAAATTTGCAAAATGTTATTGACTCCCGCATAACCTGAAAGTTTCAGTTGGCACGAGGACCGAGACGGTGGATGGCGGGGACTGTTCGATGTAAAATTTCTCGCTGATAGCCGTAGCTAGCGGCGAGAAATTTTACACAAAAATGTCCCGCCGGCCGCCGCCGGATTCCGCTGTTCAACCGCGATTTCCGGATAACCAGGGAATTGCCCGTGCCGGCATGGGGAAGTTATTTGGGGCGTTCGTCGTATTTGAGGGCGTCGCGGTCTATGCCGGCAAGCTCGAATTCCTGTGAGGAATGTAAAGCTTTCTTGGGACAGCTGTCAACGCACTGGGCGCAGTAGATGCAGCGGCCCAGGTCTATCTCGCAGCGGAATTTGCGCGGCGCGGGCTTGGGGGCCTCGCCGGGAGCCGGAGCGGCTGCGGGCGCGGAGGCCGTTTCAACCTGTATGATATTGATGGCTTTGGCGGGGCAATCCTTCATGCACAGCTTGCAGCCGATGCACTGCTCCGGCGTGAAAAGTATTTTGCCGCGGAACTTGTCCTGGATTTTGGTTTTGACGAAGGGGTAGAGCACCGTCGCCGGTTTTTTCAGCAGATTGCGAATTACTTCGCCCAAAGCCCTTGCCGGTCTTGCCATATTATAAAAGCCCCTTTGCGATGATGTCCAGCAGCAGCTGGATTAGCGCCGCGGGCGCCAGTATCTGCCAGCAGAATTTTATCATCTGCTCTATGCGGATGCGCGCCATAAGCGCCTTCATCGTGGCCAGGAAAACCACCACCAGGCCCGCCTTCAGCGCGAAAACAACAAAGCCGCCGAAACCGCCAAGCCCCAGCGCGCCGCCCAGAAACACCGCGCTCACCAGCGCCGCGCCGACCACCATCTCCATATCCGTCGCCAGCAGCATGAAAGCCAGCAGCCTGCCGGAGTATTCGGTGAAGGCGCCGCCCACGATTTCGGTCTCGCCGTGGGGGATGTCAAAGGGAACGCGCTCCAGCTTGCCCTGCAGCGCGATAAGCGCGATTAAAAGCCCCGGTATGTTTACCAGCATCAGCGCGGGATGGTCCGTATAGAACGCCGCGATTTCCGTGATGCTTAAAGTCCCCGCCAGCACCGCCGGGCCGATGACCGCCAGCATCATCGGCACCTCGTAGGCGAAAAGCTGCGTCAGCACGCGCATTGAGCCGATTGCGGCGTACGGGCTGGTGGAACTCCAGCCCGCAAGAAAGAATGTGACCGTGGGGATGGTGAGCAGGTATATAACCGCTATCAGGTCGCCCTGGAAGGCGAAAGCGGCGCGTGTCCCCCACACCGGCAGCATCACCGAAGATGCCGCCACCGCCGCCACCGCAAACAGCGGCAGCGACAAAAACATCCGTTTGTCCGAGGCGTCCGGCACCACCACTTCCTTGGCCAGCAGCTTGATGAAATCCGCCGTCGGCTGGTACCAGGGCGGGCCTACGCGGTTCTGCATCAGGGCGTAGAGTTTGCGGTCCGCCCATTCCATGAACAACCCCGCCGTTGACAGAAACAGCAGTCCCGGAAACACCGCCACCGCGAACAAAGGATACGCTATGTCCATCTGTTGAACCTCGGTATCAGAGTTTTGAAAAGTCCACGCCGCGCGATTTCCAGCTTTCTATGCTTTTGCGGCGAAGCTCGGCCCAGTCCAGCGGCGCCGCGCCGTCTTTGCGCACGGCTATCGCCCGGTCGGTGCAGGAAAAGCACGGGTCTATCGCGGCGATTACAAGCGGCACGTCCGCCAGCCAGCCGCCCTCCAGCATGTAAGGCACGGAAGCGAAATTGGCCAGCGTTGGCGCGCGCACCTTCACGCGCGAGGGCTTTTCCGCGCCGTCGGATTTGACAAAATGTATATCCTCGCCGCGCGGCGCCTCGTAGCGGCACACGGCTTCGCCCGCCGGGATTTTGCGCGGCACCTTCACCGATACCGGCCCCTCCGGCAGGTTTTTAAGCAGCTGGCGGACCATTTTGATGGATTCCAGCAGCTCGAAAACGCGCACGAAAAGCCTGCCGAACACGTCGCAGGAATCGTGGGTGATGAGTTTGAAATCCAGCTCGCCGTAAAGCAGGTACGGGTCGTCCTTGCGGACGTCTTTGGCGACGCCGCTTGCGCGCGCCAGCGGGCCGACGGCGCAGCGTTTTAGCGCCTCTTCTTTAGGCAGCATGCCCACCTTGTGCGCGCGGGCAAGCACTGTCGGCTCCTCTGTGGCGAGCTTGATGTAATATTTGGTGCGCTCTTCAATGGCGTCCATGCGGGAAAGGATTTCCTTCGCCTGCTCCGCGCTGATGTCGCGCCGGACGCCGCCTATGGTGTTGATGCCGTAATGCACGCGGTTGCCGCTGATATTCTCCAGGCAGTCAAGCGAAAGCTCCCTGTCGCGCCAGGTGTACATGAACAACGTGTCAAAGCCGATTTCGTGGCCCGCCACGCCCAGCCAGAGCAGATGGCTGTGAATGCGCTCCAGCTCGCCCACCAGGGTGCGTATGGCCTGGCCGCGGCGCGGGACTTCAACGCCGGCGATTTCCTCCACCGCCATGCAAAAGCAGGTGGTGTGCGAATGCGAGCAGATTCCGCAGACCCGCTCTATAAGGTAGATATCCTGTATAAAGGTGCGGCTTTCTGCGGCTTTTTCAATGCCGCGGTGGTTGTAGCCCAGGCGCATAGTCGCGCCGGCGACCTCCTCGCCCTCAAGGCAGAGGAGGAAATTGCCCGGCTCTTTCAGCGCGGGGTGCTGCGGGCCGAGGGGAACCGTTATTTTTGGCATTTGTTCTCCTCCTGCGGGTAAAGCTGTTGCGGCGTCCAGGCCTTGCGAAGCGGATACTGGTTTTCCGGCCAGCCGTCCGGCAGCGGGTAGCGGTTGCCGGGGCGCAGGCCGGCGACTTTGGCGCCGAACATGTCAACCAGCTCGCGCTCGTAATCCTCCGCGCCGGGGAAAATATCTGTTATCGTGGGAAGCGAAACGTCCCCGGCGGGGACGGAGACGCGGAGCGTCAGCAAAAGCCCGCCTTTGGCGATGTGGTAGAGAAATTCAAATCCGCTTCCCGTGTCTATGCCGGTGATGGTGGAAAGGTGCGTGAACCCCTCGCCGTGCAGCCAGGAGATAATATCCCTCATGTTGGCGGCGGTGGTGGAAGCCCATACCCGCCGCGCGCGGACGGCTTTGACATCGGAAACCACGGCCCCGAATTTCGCTTCCAGCGCGGCTTTGAGCGCGTTTTCCTGTTCCATATTATTTGTCCAATGTGGAAAGCAATTTTACGACACCGTCTATGATAGCCTCCGGCCTGGCGGGGCAGCCGGGAATATAGGCGGAGACGGGTATGACCTTGTTCACCCCGCCGCAAACGTTGTAGCAGCCGTCAAACACCCCGCCGGAGCAGGCGCACGCGCCCACCGCGACGACGAATTTAGGCTCCGCCATCTGGGAGTATATCCGCTTGAGGCGGGCCTCAATCTGGCGGGTGACGGGGCCGCAGACCACCAGCACGTCGGCGTGGCGCGGCGTGCCCTTGAGCATCACGCCGAACCGCTCCACGTCAAAACGTGGGGTCAGCGCGTCCAGCACCTCAATATCGCAGCCGTTGCACGCGCCGGAGTTGAAGTGTATTATCCAAGGCGACTTGGCCCTGGCCCAGGTTACCACGCGGGTTATTGTTTTGTTCATGTTAGCCCACAAACAGCACGGCCAGCGCGACAGCGGTTACCATTATATAAACCGCGCCGGCGGTTACGGCCTCAAGCGCCTGCGCGCCGGACAGCGAGGCTATCATCAGCCCCGCCACATGCAGCACCGTGAAAAATATGGCGAAAGGAAAGAATGCGCCGTATTCCGGCTCCGGCTTTTTGAGCGGCACATTTTCGCCGCAGGCGTAGGGGAGGTTTTTGCCCTCGGTCTCCACCTTCGGATGGGCAAGGCGGCTTGCCAGCCGCGAAAACAGCCAGGTGAAAGCCAGCGCGAGAATGAACGCGACAGGCGGAACCAGCAGGTAGTCTGAAACTTCCATACCTCAATATTAGCAAATTTGGGCACACGGCGCGGATGGCTGCCCGGGTGCGGTTTTGAAGCGGCGGGTGTAAATCCTATAATCACGATATGGAGGGTTCATATGAAATTCCTGTTAATCGCGCTGTCCGCCGCGGGCGCGGCGCGGGCCGCCGTGGCTGAGCCGCCCGTGGCCGCAATCTCGCCTTACCGGCTGGAGAAATTCGGCGATGTCCGCATTGACAACTATTACTGGCTGCGCGACAGGGAAAACCCCGCCGTCCGCGCCTACCTTGAAGCCGAAAACAACTATGCCGACGCCGTGCTGGCCCCGCAGGCCGGCCTTGCCGGCAGGCTGTTTGAGGAGATGAAATCCCGCGTGAAGGAGACGGATTCCTCCGTCCCCTACCGGCTGAACGGCTATTATTACTACGAGCGTTACGAGAAAGACAGGCAGTATCCCATCCTCTGCCGCAAAAAAGGGAACCTTGACGCGCCGGAGGAAATAATCGCCGATGTCAACGAACTGGCGAAAGGGCATGATTATTACCTGGTGGCCGGGCCGCGCCCCAGCCCGGACGGCAATATAATCGCCTGGGGCGCCGACGACAGCGGCGACCGCGTCTACACCATATATTTCAAGGATATGCGCACCGGCAAAATGCTGGAGGACGCCATCAGCAACACCGGCGGGGATTTCGCCTGGGCCAATGACAATAAGACGCTGTTCTACGGCAGCCTGGACAAAACCCTCCGCGGCGACAGGATAATGCGACATATCCTCGGCTCCGCCGGGGACGCGGAAGTCTACGCGGAAAAAGACGAGACCTTTGAAGTTACGGTGTCAAAAAGCCTCAGCGATAAATACATTTTTATGCACACCGCCAACACCCTGAGCAGCGAATGCCTCTTGCTGGAGGCGGACAATCCCGGCGGCGCGTTCCGCGTGTTTGCGGCGCGCAGGCCTGGCGTGGAATACTCGGTTTATCACGGCGGCGGCTGTTTTTTCGTTCTCACAAACGACAATGCCGGCAATTTCCGCTTCTGCCGCGCGCCGGAGGATAAAACCTCCCCCGAAAACTGGAAAGACGCCGTCGCGGGCAGGGAAGATACGCTTATAGAGAGCGCCATTGTCTTTGACAGGTATTTCGCGCTGGGGGAAAAGCGAGGCGGCCTTTCGCTGCTGCATGTTTTTGACCGCGCCTCCGGGCGGGACGCCTACGCGCCTTTCCAGGAGCCAGCCTACACGGTGGCTTTGGGCGACAATGCGGAATACGGCTCGCCGCTGCTGCGCTTTGAATATGAATCGCCGGTTACGCCGCCGTCCGTGTACGATTACGATATGGCCTCCGGCTCGCGCGAGCTGAAAAAACGGGAGGAAGTCCCCGGCTATAACCCGGACGATTACCGGACGGAGCGCGTATTCGCCCCCGCCTCCGGCGGCGCGCAGGTGCCGGTTACGCTGCTTTACCGCCGGGATTTGAAACGGGACGGGACACATCCGCTGTTCATAACCGGCTACGGATCCTACGGCGACAATTATGACCCGGATTTTGAGGCCGCGCGCCTGCCGCTGCTGGACCGGGGGTTTGTGTTTGCCATCGCGCATATACGCGGCGGCAGCGAAATGGGCCGCCCGTGGTACGACAACGGACGGCAGCTTGGCAAGAAAAACACTTTCAACGACTTCATCGCCGCCACGGAGTTCCTCATAAAAGAAAAGTACTGCGCCCCCGGCCATGTCTATGCCGAGGGTGGCAGCGCCGGCGGCCTGCTTATGGGCGCAATCGCCAACATGAGGCCGGACCTATACAACGGCATAATCGCGCGCGTGCCCTTTGTGGATGTGATAACCACCATGCTGGACCCGTCCATCCCCCTTACCACCGGCGAGTACGACCAGTGGGGCAACCCCGGCGAGAAACAGTATTACGACTATATCCGAACCTATTCGCCGTACGACAATGTCAGGCCGCAGAAATATCCGGCGCTGCTGGTAACGGCGGGCTGGAACGATTCCCAGGTGGGCTACTGGGAGCCGGCCAAATGGGTGGCCAAGCTGCGCGCCGCCAATCCGGGCGGGCTGGCGCTGCTGAAAACCGAGATGAAAGCCGGCCATCACGCCAAGACCGGACGCTACGAGCAGCTGAAAAAAACCGCGTTTTACTACAGCTTCATATTCAAACTGGAGGGTGTTGACCGATGAGAACTCTCATTATCATAGCCGCGCTGCCGGCCCTGGCCGCGGCCATGCCGAACCCGGCTTCGGTAAACTGCCAACAACGCGGCGGCAGGCTGGAAATCAGGAAAGGCGATGCCGGGGAATACGGCGTCTGCATATTCGGCGAAGACCGCCAGTGCGAGGAATGGGCGCTGTTCCGGGGCGAATGCCCCGCCGGCGGGGTGGACATTTCCGCCGCCCGGACCGATATGGACAAACACTGCCTCCTAAGCGGCGGCAAACTGAAAGACAAAACCTGCGTTTATCCGGTCTGGGGCGGCTGCGCCCCGCTGGAGGGCGAGTATAAAGATTTGGACGGCTCCCGCGTGAAATTCGCTCCCGGGGACGCAAACTCCTGGAACGGCAAAAGCTTCCGCTGCTCGGTGGCGGTTGGCAAGGCGTCATGCAAAACGCTCAAGCTGGAAGGGGATGCGCCACTTTACGGCAGGCTGGATTTTACGCAATCCCCCGGCGGCATAAAGTTCTACGCGCCGGATTCGGACTGCTCCGGCAAGCCGCTGCGCGCGCTGAAACTCTCCAAAAAGGCGAAAAACCATCCGGCGGACGGCAAATCCGCGGACAAACGTTTTTTCAGCCGCCAGTAGCCTGAAAATTTCAGGTTACTGTTTTCAGCTTGCCGTGTACAATTTTATAAAAAGTCCTGGAAATCTGTGTGCAAAAACCAGCCCGGAAACAGCAGACGGACAGCGGAATTCGGAAGTGGCCGGCTGGACATTCCTGCGCAGAGCTATTCGTCGTCGGTGGTGAGGCCGTTGAAGAACTTCTCGTTCAATACCGTGCTGCGCGGGGGCAGGCGGGGGCCTGACCGCGCCGGCGGATGCCGCCAGTTGCGGGGAGCCAGCATGACGCCGGTGTTTAGCATTTTCTGGTCCTTTGAATAAATAACACCGCAGTCGCGTTTGCCAGGCATTTCAGGGCAGCCGAAGCTGTCAAAAACGGCATAGCGGTAGTCAAAACCGCCCAGCCCGGCGTCTTTTTTGCCCTGGGACGAGAAATACTTGAAGCCCACCACGGCGGAATTGTATTCCTTCTGCATTTCCCCGCGCTTGTTTATGTATCCCAGGAAAGCAACCGCATGTCCCGTGCCGTTTACGCGGTTGATGTTGACGAAAGCCCCGGGGGTCAGCTTTTCAAAAGGGATATGCTCGCCCATGCCGAAATTAACCAGCGCGTCCGCCGTGCCGTAGGAGTTGAACTCGGAATTCACCCAGATATGGCCTTTGAGGTCCTCGCGGTCCAGGCCCTCGTAGCTGTCAATGGGCAGATAATCGTAGACGGAGCTGTCGCCCGTTTCGGCGGCGTAAATCTGATACGCGGTCAGCATTACCTCCATTTGCGCGGCCACGCACATCGTCAGCGGGGGATTGGTCGCCTGTATAACCCCATAGCCGTCGTAGCGTATATTGTGGGTGAGGACGGAATGTATATCGTATCCCATCAGCCGGTAGCTGGCATAAAGTTTGCTTACTGCCTTGAGGATGTATGCGTTGAAATACCGGTCGCCGCGGCGGGCGGCGGCGGAATAATCCGCGGAAAAGCAGGTTCCGCATACAGAGAGGCCGATTACAAGCGCAAGTCTGCACATGACAGCGAGATTATACAGACTGGCGGGCCCGAAAGCAATGACTTCGCGCGCGAACTAAAACCGCGTGTGGAAATGTGTTGCCGGACGCCGGCTCCCGGCGATTTTTCAGGCGGGTTCTATCGGCGGAGGCGCTTGTGTTCAATCAGCTTCAGCCGCAGCAGGCTTCTGCGCAGCGAGGCCTCCACGGCGGCGATGTCCATGTCTTTTTCGGGGGAATCCAGCAGTTGCCTGGCTTTCTGCACGGCCTGGCGCTCGGCCTCGGCGTCTATCTCGCCGGCGAGGTCGGCGGCCTCGGCGAAAACCATCACCTCGTCCTTGTGGATTTCGGCAAAGCCGCCCATTATGCCGAAAGCCCCGTCCCCTGTTTGGGAAGTGTAGTGCAAAATTCCCTCTTTAAGCTGCACCAGCGCGCTGGCATGGCCGGGCAGCACGCCCAGCTCGCCGCCCCGGGCGGGCAGCGCGGCGAAATCCGCCGCACAGTCCAGCACGGGCTTTTCCGGCGTTACTATGACCAGTTTCAGCCTGCCGCTCATCTGGCCGCGCCCGCCGCTTTGGCGGCTTCAAGAACATCGTCTATCCCGCCGGCCATGAAGAAAGCCTGCTCCGGCACCGCGTCGTGCCTGCCTTCCACTATTTCGCGGAAGCCGCGTATGGTTTCGGGCAGCGTCACGTATTTTCCGGCGCGGCCCGTGAACTGCTCGGCCACGGAAAACGGCTGCGACAGAAAACGCTGCACCTTGCGCGCGCGGGAGACTGCCAGCTTGTCCTCTTCCGACAGTTCGTCTATGCCCAGTATGGCGATGATGTCCTGGAGCTCCTTGTAGCGCTGGAGAATTTTCTGCACGGCGCGCGCCGTCTCGTAATGCTCGGCGCCGACTATGTTGGGGTCCAGTATGCGCGAGGTGGACTCCAGCGGGTCCACCGCCGGATAAATGCCCAGCTCCGATATCTGGCGGGAAAGCACCGTGGTCGCGTCCAGATGGGTGAAGGTGGTGGCGACCCCGGGGTCGGTCAAATCATCCGCCGGGACGTAAATGGCCTGAATGGAGGTGATGGAGCCTTTGTCGGTTGAGGTGATTCTCTCCTGCAGCCAGCCCACTTCGGTGCCAAGGGTGGGCTGGTAGCCTACGGCGGAGGGCATTCTGCCCAGCAGCGCGGAAACCTCCGCATTTGCCAGCACGTAGCGGAACACGTTATCAATAAAAAGCAGCACGTCGCGGCCTTCCTCATCGCGGAAGTATTCGGCCTGGGTAAGCGCGGTAAGACCCACGCGGGCGCGCGCGCCGGGCGGCTCGTTCATCTGGCCGTAGACAAGCGCGGTCTTGGACAGCACCGTGCTTCCGTCGGAGAGCTTGGCCTGCTTCATGTCCAGCCACAAATCGTTGCCCTCGCGCGAACGCTCGCCCACCCCGCCGAAGACCGAGCAGCCGCTGTGCCGGCGCGCGACGTTGTTTATCAGCTCCATTATGACGACGGTTTTCCCCACGCCCGCCCCGCCGAACAGCCCGACCTTGCCGCCTTTCATGTACGGGGCCAGCAGATCCACCACTTTTATGCCGGTTTCAAAAATCTCCTGCGAGGTTGTCTGCGAGGCAAGCGGCGGCGGCGCGCGGTGAATGGGCAGTTTTTTATCCGCGTTGACCGGCCCCAGCCCGTCGCGCGGGTTGCCCAGCACGTCCAGCAGCCGGCCAAGGCAGGCCTTGCCCACCGGCACCGAAAGCGGCGCGCCGGTGTCGGATACCGCAAGGCCGCGGCGCAGCCCCTCGGTGGGGCCCAGCGCTATGGCGCGCACCACGTTGTCGCCCAGATGCTGCGCGGTCTCCAGCACCAGTTTTTCGCCGGAGGGCATCTCCGCCTCCAGCGAATTGTAAATCGCGGGCAGCTGCCCCGGCAGAAACTCTATATCCACCGCCGGCCCGATTATCTGCGCTATTTTGCCTGTATTCATAAAGCTCCTAGTTACTAAGGGCTTCCGCCCCGCCCACTATCTCGGAAATTTCCCGCGTTATCATCGCCTGCCGGGTGCGGTTGAGCTTGAGGGCCAGGTCGTCAATAAGTTCGCCGGCGTTCTTGTCGGCGGCGTCCATGGCGTTCATGCGGGCGGCAAGCTCCGCCGCCTGAGATTCCAGCAGGCAGCGGTAAAGCTGCGCCTTGACATGGCGCGGCAGCAGCGCCTCCAGCATGGCGGCGCGGCCGGGCTCAAATATGAAATCGTCGCGGAAGCCTTTGGCGCGGCTAGCCGCGCAATCCAGCGGCAGCAGCCGCTTTATCACGGCGCGCTGCGCGGCAAGCGAGACAAATTCGTTGTATATCACATGCAATTCCGACACCGCGCCGGACGAGACGGCAGCCAGCGCCGCGCGCCCCAGCAGCTCGGCATGGACATAACCCGCCTTGGGGAAAATGCCGGTGTTTTCATATGCGACGGAAACGCCGGGCATGGAAAGCCGGCGCAGATAGTCCCGCCCCTTTTTGCCGATTAAAAATAACTGCGCCCCGCGCCCGCGGTTTTCGCCCAGCCATTCAAGCGCGGCGCGGACGGCGTTGACGTTGAAAGACCCGCACAGCCCCTTGTCCGACGTGATTACCACCAGCCCCGCCGGGCGCGAGAGGTCCGCCTCGCCGCAGAAGCCGCGCATCGCCCCCTCCGCCGCGGCCAGATGGCCGGACACTTCGGAGAGCATTTCCTCCATCCTCGCGGCGAAAGGCCGGGCCGAAATTATGCCGTTTTGCGCCTTTTTCATGCGCGCCGAGGCCACCATTTTCATGGTGCGCATTATCTGGCGCGTAGCCCTGAACGATTTTATATTGCGCCTTATGTCGCGCAAAGATTCCATCAGCGCCCGCCTTCCAGGAATTTGGCGTAATCGGCGATGCCTTCGTCCAGGCTCCAGCGCGCCGCGAAACCGGACGTCTTTTTGGCCAGCGCGGTCGCCGCCTGGGTTTTGTTCTGGTAGAAGCTGTAGGGGTTTTTGAAATATTCCGGCTCCAGCCCGGTTTTCAGCGCGCGGTTGAGGCAGGAAATGACGCGGTTGAAAGTTTCCGGCCTGCCGGTTCCGGCATTTATGACGCAGCTTTTTTTAACCTTCAGCGCGGCCAGATTGGCGGCGGCGACGTCCTTTATATATATGAAATCGCGGCTCTGCTCGCCCGGGTGGAACACGCGCGGCCTTTTGCCCGATTTCATTTGCAGGTAAAGCTGGTATATCATGCTGGCGAATTTGCCTTTATAGCCTTCGCGCGGGCCGTAGACGTTGAAATAGCGCAGCCCGGCAAGCGTCATTTTAGGATTCGCCGCGGCAAACTCGCGCGCGACATTGTCCATCACCGCTTTTGAAAAGCTGTAGACGTTTTCCGGCGCGGGAACCGACGTTTCCTCCATCGGGCATTTGCCGTTGCCGTAAACCCCGGCGGAGGAGGCATACACCACCCGCTTTGCCCCGCGCTCTCTGGCGAAAGCCAGCGCGTTGCGGAAACCTTCCACGTTTACTTCCATCATAAGCCGCTGGTCCATGACGGTGGTGTCGGTTATCGCGGCCTCGTGGAACACCGCGTCGAAGCGGCCCGCGAAGCCGGCAAACGCGGCATAATCCCTTATGTCGCCCGCGCGGACATAGCCCCTGAAGCCTTCCAGATTCTTGAACCCGCCGGACGAAAAATTATCCAGCACGGCGACCGAATGGCCCGCCGCCTCCAGCTCCAGCGCGAGGTTGCTGCCCACAAACCCCGCCCCTCCGGTAACAAGACATCTCATAACGTTCTCCCCGGCGCGCTGCGCCGACCCCGTTACAGACTTTTC
It includes:
- the atpC gene encoding ATP synthase F1 subunit epsilon; translation: MSGRLKLVIVTPEKPVLDCAADFAALPARGGELGVLPGHASALVQLKEGILHYTSQTGDGAFGIMGGFAEIHKDEVMVFAEAADLAGEIDAEAERQAVQKARQLLDSPEKDMDIAAVEASLRRSLLRLKLIEHKRLRR
- the atpG gene encoding ATP synthase F1 subunit gamma gives rise to the protein MESLRDIRRNIKSFRATRQIMRTMKMVASARMKKAQNGIISARPFAARMEEMLSEVSGHLAAAEGAMRGFCGEADLSRPAGLVVITSDKGLCGSFNVNAVRAALEWLGENRGRGAQLFLIGKKGRDYLRRLSMPGVSVAYENTGIFPKAGYVHAELLGRAALAAVSSGAVSELHVIYNEFVSLAAQRAVIKRLLPLDCAASRAKGFRDDFIFEPGRAAMLEALLPRHVKAQLYRCLLESQAAELAARMNAMDAADKNAGELIDDLALKLNRTRQAMITREISEIVGGAEALSN
- a CDS encoding S9 family peptidase, whose translation is MKFLLIALSAAGAARAAVAEPPVAAISPYRLEKFGDVRIDNYYWLRDRENPAVRAYLEAENNYADAVLAPQAGLAGRLFEEMKSRVKETDSSVPYRLNGYYYYERYEKDRQYPILCRKKGNLDAPEEIIADVNELAKGHDYYLVAGPRPSPDGNIIAWGADDSGDRVYTIYFKDMRTGKMLEDAISNTGGDFAWANDNKTLFYGSLDKTLRGDRIMRHILGSAGDAEVYAEKDETFEVTVSKSLSDKYIFMHTANTLSSECLLLEADNPGGAFRVFAARRPGVEYSVYHGGGCFFVLTNDNAGNFRFCRAPEDKTSPENWKDAVAGREDTLIESAIVFDRYFALGEKRGGLSLLHVFDRASGRDAYAPFQEPAYTVALGDNAEYGSPLLRFEYESPVTPPSVYDYDMASGSRELKKREEVPGYNPDDYRTERVFAPASGGAQVPVTLLYRRDLKRDGTHPLFITGYGSYGDNYDPDFEAARLPLLDRGFVFAIAHIRGGSEMGRPWYDNGRQLGKKNTFNDFIAATEFLIKEKYCAPGHVYAEGGSAGGLLMGAIANMRPDLYNGIIARVPFVDVITTMLDPSIPLTTGEYDQWGNPGEKQYYDYIRTYSPYDNVRPQKYPALLVTAGWNDSQVGYWEPAKWVAKLRAANPGGLALLKTEMKAGHHAKTGRYEQLKKTAFYYSFIFKLEGVDR
- the atpD gene encoding F0F1 ATP synthase subunit beta, with translation MNTGKIAQIIGPAVDIEFLPGQLPAIYNSLEAEMPSGEKLVLETAQHLGDNVVRAIALGPTEGLRRGLAVSDTGAPLSVPVGKACLGRLLDVLGNPRDGLGPVNADKKLPIHRAPPPLASQTTSQEIFETGIKVVDLLAPYMKGGKVGLFGGAGVGKTVVIMELINNVARRHSGCSVFGGVGERSREGNDLWLDMKQAKLSDGSTVLSKTALVYGQMNEPPGARARVGLTALTQAEYFRDEEGRDVLLFIDNVFRYVLANAEVSALLGRMPSAVGYQPTLGTEVGWLQERITSTDKGSITSIQAIYVPADDLTDPGVATTFTHLDATTVLSRQISELGIYPAVDPLESTSRILDPNIVGAEHYETARAVQKILQRYKELQDIIAILGIDELSEEDKLAVSRARKVQRFLSQPFSVAEQFTGRAGKYVTLPETIRGFREIVEGRHDAVPEQAFFMAGGIDDVLEAAKAAGAAR
- a CDS encoding DUF333 domain-containing protein is translated as MRTLIIIAALPALAAAMPNPASVNCQQRGGRLEIRKGDAGEYGVCIFGEDRQCEEWALFRGECPAGGVDISAARTDMDKHCLLSGGKLKDKTCVYPVWGGCAPLEGEYKDLDGSRVKFAPGDANSWNGKSFRCSVAVGKASCKTLKLEGDAPLYGRLDFTQSPGGIKFYAPDSDCSGKPLRALKLSKKAKNHPADGKSADKRFFSRQ
- the rfaD gene encoding ADP-glyceromanno-heptose 6-epimerase; translation: MRCLVTGGAGFVGSNLALELEAAGHSVAVLDNFSSGGFKNLEGFRGYVRAGDIRDYAAFAGFAGRFDAVFHEAAITDTTVMDQRLMMEVNVEGFRNALAFARERGAKRVVYASSAGVYGNGKCPMEETSVPAPENVYSFSKAVMDNVAREFAAANPKMTLAGLRYFNVYGPREGYKGKFASMIYQLYLQMKSGKRPRVFHPGEQSRDFIYIKDVAAANLAALKVKKSCVINAGTGRPETFNRVISCLNRALKTGLEPEYFKNPYSFYQNKTQAATALAKKTSGFAARWSLDEGIADYAKFLEGGR